One segment of Clostridium botulinum DNA contains the following:
- the ruvA gene encoding Holliday junction branch migration protein RuvA, with translation MYEYIKGEYMGINKDYIIIENNGIGYKIFTSGATMSSMPCCGEKIKIYIEQIVREDFIGLYGFESLEELDMFKLLLSINGVGAKAALSLLSISRLNNLKYAIITGDEKHLCRGTGIGKKIAGRIILELKDKLKSDELLNCIDEFDDVTQDNSLALSEALSALISLGYTEKEAEKVLKDVDKSESVENIIKSALVKLMG, from the coding sequence ATGTATGAATATATAAAAGGTGAATATATGGGGATAAATAAAGATTATATCATTATTGAAAATAATGGAATTGGATATAAGATATTTACTTCAGGTGCAACCATGTCTTCAATGCCATGCTGTGGTGAAAAAATAAAAATATATATTGAACAGATTGTAAGAGAAGACTTTATAGGTTTATATGGATTTGAGTCTTTAGAAGAATTAGATATGTTTAAGTTGCTACTTAGTATAAATGGTGTTGGAGCTAAGGCTGCTTTATCATTATTATCTATAAGTCGTTTAAATAATTTAAAATATGCGATAATTACTGGAGATGAAAAACATCTTTGTAGAGGCACTGGTATAGGTAAGAAGATTGCTGGTAGAATCATATTAGAATTAAAAGATAAGTTGAAATCAGATGAGCTATTGAATTGTATAGATGAATTTGATGATGTAACACAAGATAATTCTCTTGCACTTTCAGAAGCATTAAGTGCATTAATTTCTTTAGGATATACAGAAAAAGAAGCAGAAAAAGTGCTTAAAGATGTGGATAAGTCAGAAAGTGTTGAAAATATTATAAAGAGTGCATTAGTTAAATTGATGGGATAA